AAAGCATTGTAAAAGGAATCGAAACCCTGGACCAGATGGGGCTTGATGTTCTGATCGTAGGCAGGGGCGGCGGTTCCATTGAGGATTTGTGGGCATTTAATGAGGAAGTTGTGGCAAGGGCTGTTTTTAACTGCAGCACTCCTGTGATCTCTGCCGTAGGCCACGAAACCGATGTGACCATTACGGATTATGTGGCGGACATGCGTGCCCCCACGCCTTCTGCAGCCGCAGAGCTGGCTGTATTTGATTACAGCCTGTTTGAGGAACAGGCGGAGATGTACGGCCACACCCTTTTAAGGACCATGGAAAGGAAGCTGGAACGCTGCCGGTTCCATGGGAACCAGTACGCCTTAAAACTAAAACTATATGACCCCAGGCGAAGTATCCATGAAAGCAGGCAAAGGCTTGTGGACATGGAGGACAAGCTAAAAAGCCTTATTCTGTCCAAGGCGGCCTCTGACCGTGCAAGGGTGGAAGAAGGAAAGCTTCGCATAAAACAGCTCATAGAAAAGCAGGCAGTCCGGGACAGACACAGGCTGGAGCTTTTTATCAGCCGCCTGGAAGCAGAATCCCCTTTAAAGAGGATGGGAGGCGGATACGGTTTTGTGACCGATGAAAATGATAAGCGGATCGATTCGGTGAAGCAGGTAAAAGCCGGTGACAGGATAGGGCTGAGGCTTAGGGATGGAAGCATGGAGGCTGTTGTCTCCCGCGTTACCCCGGCGGAATCCGGTTAATTTGGCGGCCGGCGTGACGAAGTTCATGGAGACAGGAAATAAGGAGAACCTGATTTATGGCGGCAAAAAAAGAAAAAACCATTGAAGAGACATTTGGAGAGCTGGAAGAGCTCATTAAAAAACTGGAAAGCGGAGAGAGCTCCCTGGAGGAATCCTTCCAGTATTATGAGACCGGCATGAAGCTGGTAAAGTTCTGCAATGAAAAAATAGATAAAGTTGAAAAAAAGATTATCGTGTTAGAGGAAAATGGTGAGGAACATGAACTTTAATGAAATGTTTTCTGCCCGTACAGAGGAAGTGGGGCGTGTTGTAGAAAACTACCTGCCTCCGGTGGAGGGCTATCAGAGTACGGTGCTGGCGGCAATGGATTACAGTGTCAGGGCCGGAGGAAAGAGGCTTCGTCCCATGCTGATGGAAGAAACCTACCGCTTATTCGGCGGCCAGGGGAAAGAGATTGAGCCTTTTATGGCGGCGATTGAGATGATTCATACCTCCTCTTTGATCCACGATGACCTTCCCTGCATGGATAATGATACCCTGCGCCGGGGGCTTCCTACGGCATGGGTCAAGTTCGGTTATGACATGGCGGTGCTGGCAGGAGATGGCCTGCTCATTTACTCCATGGAGACAGCTGCAAAAGCCCTTTCCATGACGGACAGACCGGATCTGGTCGCCAGGTGCATGGGGATTTTGGCAGAAAAAACAGGGATCTTTGGAATGATAGGCGGTCAGACCGTTGATGTGGAGCTGGCAGGAAAGCCCATTCCAAGGGAAAAGCTTGATTTTATTTACCGGCTGAAGACTGGGGCGCTTATAGAGGCCGCCATGATGATCGGAGCCGTTCTCGGCGGAGGGGATGAAAAACAGCTGAAAGTGGTGGAAAACATGGCCTCCTGCCTTGGGAAGTCATTTCAGATACAGGATGATATCCTGGATCTGACCAGCAGCGAAGAGGTTCTTGGAAAGCCTGTACTCAGCGATGAAAAGAACCATAAGACCACCTATGTAACCCTGGAGGGACTAAAAAAGGCGAAGCAGGATGTGGAGAAGATTTCGGAAGAGGCGGTTTCCTGTCTCCATGAGCTTCCAGGGCAGAATGAATTTCTGGAAGAGCTGATCCGTATGCTGGTAAACCGGGAAAAGTAAGCCGAAGTTCAGTTATGCAAATGGCTGAACGATGACGCAAATAAAGGATCTGATAAGAATATGATACTGGAATTAATTAACGGGCCAGAGGATATTAAAAAGCTGACAAAGCAGGAGCTTGAAATATTAAGCCAGGAAATCCGTGACTTTTTGGTAGGGAAAATAAGCATAACAGGCGGCCATCTGGCTTCTAACTTAGGAGTGGTGGAACTGACCATGGCCATTTACCTTGCTTTTGACCTTCCAAAGGATAAGGTTATCTGGGATGTAGGACATCAGTCCTATACTCATAAGATATTAAGCGGCAGGAGAGCGGAATTTGACGATCTGCGGCAGTACGGCGGCATGAGCGGCTTCCCCAAGAGAAAGGAAAGCCCATGTGATGCCTTTGATACCGGACACAGTTCCACTTCCATTTCAGCCGGACTGGGACTGGCCCAGGCAAGGGATGTGCTGGAAGAGGATCATTTTGTGGTATCCGTCATCGGAGACGGCGCTTTAACAGGCGGCATGGCCTATGAGGCTTTGAACAATGCGGCCAGAATGAACAAGAATTTCATTATCATTCTCAACGATAACAATATGTCCATCTCAGAAAATGTAGGAGGTATGCCCACTTATTTAAACAGCATCCGTACCGGAGAAGGGTATCTGGACTTAAAAAAGCACGTGACCAACGTGCTGTCCCGGATTCCGGTTGTAGGAGACCAGATCATCGATAAGATCAGCAGGACAAAGAACGGCATTAAGCAGCTGCTCATACCTGGGATGCTGTTTGAGAATATGGGGATCACCTATCTTGGCCCGGTGGACGGCCATAATATAAAGGCCCTTTCCAGGACTCTCCGGGAGGCAAAGAAGCTTCCCCATACCGTGCTGGTCCATGTGATCACTCAAAAAGGTAAGGGATATGCTCCTGCAGAGAGGAATCCCTCCAAGTTCCACGGGGTTGATCCTTTTGATATCATTACCGGGGAGCCGAAAAAGAAGAAGAAAAATCCCAGCTATACGGATGTGTTTTCCAAAACCATCTGCCGTCTGGCTGAAAAAGATAATAGAATTGTGGCGGTAACGGCAGCCATGCCGGATGGAACAGGCTTAAAGCGGTTTTCCCGTCTGTATCCTGACCGCTTTTTTGACGTGGGAATTGCAGAAGAGCATGCAGTGACTTCTGCAGCCGGAATGGCGGCAGGCGGCTTAAAGCCGGTTGTGGCCGTTTATTCGTCTTTTTTACAGCGAGGCTTTGACCAGATCCTTCATGATGTGTGCATCCAGAATCTGCCTGTAGTTTTTGCCATTGACAGGGCAGGGCTTGTTGGCAGCGACGGGGAGACCCATCAGGGGATTTTTGACTTATCCTTTTTAACAGCAATCCCTAATATGAGTGTGTTTGCACCGAAAAATTTATGGGAGCTTATGGATGGAATGGAGTTCGCTCTGTCCTACAATGGCCCATTTGCGGTGCGGTATCCAAGAGGAGAGGCTTACCAGGGTTTAAAGAAGTTTCGCACTCCCATTGAATATGGCAAGGGAGAGATGCTCTATGAGGAAAAGGATATTGCTCTTTTGGCAGTAGGCAGCATGGTGAGCACGGGTGAGCATGTAAGGCAAAAGCTGAAGGCAGAAGGCTGGAACTGTACTCTGGCCAACGGCCGCTTTGTGAAGCCCTTTGACAGGGAACTGGTGGACCGTCTGGCAAAGAAACACTGGCTCATAGCGGTAATGGAAGAAAATGTCCTTCAGGGAGGATTTGGTCCCGGGGTCACCGCCTATATCCACGAGAATTATCCGCATGTAAAGGTCATGAATATCGCTCTGCCGGATTCCTATGTGGAGCATGGCAACGTATCCCTGCTTCGGAAGGGGCTGGGGATTGACAGCGACTCTATCATATGGAGGCTCAAAAAGGAATATCTTGATATGGAGCGCCAGAATGCGGAATGGAAAAAATACAAAGATAAAACAGGGGAAATAAAAAGGAAATGAAAGAACGTTTGGATGTGCTTTTAGTAAAGCAGGGACTGGCTGAATCCAGGGAAAAGGCCAAAGCTGTCATTATGTCCGGGATCGTCTATGTGGACGGCGAGAAGGAAGACAAAGCAGGTACCGCATTTGAAGAAAATGCAACCATTGAGGTGAGAGGAAACACTCTGCGGTACGTGAGCCGCGGCGGCTTAAAGCTTGAAAAGGCCATGACTCATTTTGACGTGGTCCTGGAAGGCAAGGTATGCATGGATGTAGGATCCTCCACAGGAGGTTTTACGGACTGCATGCTTCAAAACGGTGCCATTAAGGTTTATGCAGTGGATGTCGGTCACGGTCAGCTTGCCTGGAAGCTTCGGAACGATGAGCGTGTGGTTTGTATGGAAAAGACCAATATCCGTTATGTTACTCCTGAGGATATTGCTGATCCAATAGAATTTTCCTCCATTGATGTTTCTTTTATTTCCCTGACAAAGGTATTGGGACCAGTGAAAGCCCTTCTTACGGATGAAGGGGAGGTGGTCTGCCTGATAAAGCCCCAGTTTGAAGCCGGCCGGGAAAAAGTGGGGAAAAAAGGTGTGGTAAGAGAGAAGTCTGTCCATCTGGAGGTGATCCGGATGGTTATTTCCCATGCATTAAGCATTGGGTTTCAAGTGCTTCATCTGGAATATTCCCCTATTAAGGGACCGGAAGGGAACATTGAGTACCTTCTTCACCTTAAGAATCATCAGTCAGAAGAAGCTTGCCCGGAAGCTGACCTTGATCCGGAAAAGATCGTAAACGAGGCTCACGGGAACTTGACATGACGCGAAAGCGGACAGCTAGTATCTTTGCAGGTAAGGAGTTTTATTATGAAGTATTTTTATGTAATCATGAATCCTGATAAAGAGGGAGCCAGAGAGACTGCAAAAGCCATTCGTGACTATCTTACCAGCCATGGGGCGGTCTGCCTGATCGGAGGAGAAGACCGGGAGAAGCAGAAGGGAAAAAGCCACTATACCGATGCTGCTATGGTGCCGGAAGAGACGGAGTGCCTCATTACCTTAGGCGGTGACGGGACTCTTATACAGGCAGCCAGAGACCTGGCAGGACGGAATATCCCCATGATCGGGATCAACCGGGGGACCCTTGGGTATCTGACCCAGGTATCCCGCACAGAGGATATCAATGATGCCCTTTCCGCTCTTCTTGCCAATGATTATAAGCTGGAAGAACGGATGATGTTAGACGGCTGTATTTACCGGAAGGGAACGGCTGTCTGCCAGGATATTGCCTTAAATGAGATCGTCGTAACCAGAAGTGAGCAGTTAAAGATGCTCCAATTTAAGGTTTATGTAAACCAGGAATTTTTAAATGAATACCGGGCGGATGGCCTCATTGCGGCAACGCCTACCGGTTCCACTGCCTATAATCTTTCCGCAGGAGGGCCGATCATTGTCCCGGATTCTAAAATGGTAGTCCTGACTCCAATCTGTTCCCATGCCCTGGGAACAAGGAGCATCGTCCTTTCCGCAGATGACTGGATCCAGATCGAGATGACAGGCAAAAAGGGAGTAAGCCAGGCTGCGGTATTTGACGGAGATACTTCTACGGAGCTTTATCCAGGCGATTGCATCGAGATTCGCCGGGCAGATATTAAGACCATTCTGATAAAGCTGAAAAACATATCATTTTTAGATAACCTGCGCAATAAGATGGCTGGTATATAGGGAGGGGCACTATGAAGCTGGAACGACACAGCAAAATTGTGGAACTTATTGGAAAACACGAGATTGAAACCCAGGAGGAACTGGCCGATTATTTGAACCAGGCAGGCTTTGCGGTTACTCAGGCCACGGTTTCCAGAGACATCAGGGAACTGAAGCTTACAAAGGTTCAGTCTGAGTCAGGAAGACAGAGGTATATGGTGCTTCAAAATCAGGGGTCCTTCAGTGACAAATACATCCGGATCCTGCGAGATGGCTTTTTAACGATGGACATGGCACAGAATATCCTGGTCATTAAGACTGTATCCGGCATGGCCATGGCGGTGGCAGCGGCCCTTGATGCCCTTAATTTCAGTGAAATAGTGGGGTGTATTGCAGGGGACGACACCATCATGTGCGCCATTCGAAGCGCCGATGACACCATACTTATGATGGACAAACTAAAAAAACTCATTACGGGATAAAGGAGGCCGCCATGCTTTCAGAATTACACGTAAAGAACTTAGCCTTGATCGAAAAAGCCGATGTGGAATTTGGACAGGGCTTTAATGTCCTGACCGGTGAAACCGGAGCCGGTAAATCCATTATTATCGGTTCGGTTACCATTGCCCTGGGGGGCAAGACGCCAAAGGATATTATTAGAAAGGGCGCGGAATACGCCTATATTGAGCTGATCTTTACGGTCAGCGATTCGGAAAAAGTCCGCCTGTTAAAAGCGTTTGATGTCTATCCGGATGGAGATGGTACTGTAATCATTTCAAAGAAGATCATGCCCTCCAGAAGCTTAAGCAAAATAAATGATGAAACAGTGACTGCAGGAAAAC
The nucleotide sequence above comes from Lacrimispora sp. BS-2. Encoded proteins:
- the xseA gene encoding exodeoxyribonuclease VII large subunit; protein product: MASVYSVTQVNAYIKDMFAQDFALNRISVKGEVSNCKYHTSGHIYFTLKDGKSSMAAVMFAGHRKGLAFKLEEGQQVVVKGSVEVYERDGRYQLYAQEITKEGIGDLFERFQKLRDELEEMGMFAPEYKKPIPKYGKTVGIVTAPTGAAIRDIMNISARRNPYVQLYLYPALVQGESAKESIVKGIETLDQMGLDVLIVGRGGGSIEDLWAFNEEVVARAVFNCSTPVISAVGHETDVTITDYVADMRAPTPSAAAELAVFDYSLFEEQAEMYGHTLLRTMERKLERCRFHGNQYALKLKLYDPRRSIHESRQRLVDMEDKLKSLILSKAASDRARVEEGKLRIKQLIEKQAVRDRHRLELFISRLEAESPLKRMGGGYGFVTDENDKRIDSVKQVKAGDRIGLRLRDGSMEAVVSRVTPAESG
- the xseB gene encoding exodeoxyribonuclease VII small subunit; the encoded protein is MAAKKEKTIEETFGELEELIKKLESGESSLEESFQYYETGMKLVKFCNEKIDKVEKKIIVLEENGEEHEL
- a CDS encoding polyprenyl synthetase family protein is translated as MNFNEMFSARTEEVGRVVENYLPPVEGYQSTVLAAMDYSVRAGGKRLRPMLMEETYRLFGGQGKEIEPFMAAIEMIHTSSLIHDDLPCMDNDTLRRGLPTAWVKFGYDMAVLAGDGLLIYSMETAAKALSMTDRPDLVARCMGILAEKTGIFGMIGGQTVDVELAGKPIPREKLDFIYRLKTGALIEAAMMIGAVLGGGDEKQLKVVENMASCLGKSFQIQDDILDLTSSEEVLGKPVLSDEKNHKTTYVTLEGLKKAKQDVEKISEEAVSCLHELPGQNEFLEELIRMLVNREK
- the dxs gene encoding 1-deoxy-D-xylulose-5-phosphate synthase, with protein sequence MILELINGPEDIKKLTKQELEILSQEIRDFLVGKISITGGHLASNLGVVELTMAIYLAFDLPKDKVIWDVGHQSYTHKILSGRRAEFDDLRQYGGMSGFPKRKESPCDAFDTGHSSTSISAGLGLAQARDVLEEDHFVVSVIGDGALTGGMAYEALNNAARMNKNFIIILNDNNMSISENVGGMPTYLNSIRTGEGYLDLKKHVTNVLSRIPVVGDQIIDKISRTKNGIKQLLIPGMLFENMGITYLGPVDGHNIKALSRTLREAKKLPHTVLVHVITQKGKGYAPAERNPSKFHGVDPFDIITGEPKKKKKNPSYTDVFSKTICRLAEKDNRIVAVTAAMPDGTGLKRFSRLYPDRFFDVGIAEEHAVTSAAGMAAGGLKPVVAVYSSFLQRGFDQILHDVCIQNLPVVFAIDRAGLVGSDGETHQGIFDLSFLTAIPNMSVFAPKNLWELMDGMEFALSYNGPFAVRYPRGEAYQGLKKFRTPIEYGKGEMLYEEKDIALLAVGSMVSTGEHVRQKLKAEGWNCTLANGRFVKPFDRELVDRLAKKHWLIAVMEENVLQGGFGPGVTAYIHENYPHVKVMNIALPDSYVEHGNVSLLRKGLGIDSDSIIWRLKKEYLDMERQNAEWKKYKDKTGEIKRK
- a CDS encoding TlyA family RNA methyltransferase, which translates into the protein MKERLDVLLVKQGLAESREKAKAVIMSGIVYVDGEKEDKAGTAFEENATIEVRGNTLRYVSRGGLKLEKAMTHFDVVLEGKVCMDVGSSTGGFTDCMLQNGAIKVYAVDVGHGQLAWKLRNDERVVCMEKTNIRYVTPEDIADPIEFSSIDVSFISLTKVLGPVKALLTDEGEVVCLIKPQFEAGREKVGKKGVVREKSVHLEVIRMVISHALSIGFQVLHLEYSPIKGPEGNIEYLLHLKNHQSEEACPEADLDPEKIVNEAHGNLT
- a CDS encoding NAD(+)/NADH kinase, with the translated sequence MKYFYVIMNPDKEGARETAKAIRDYLTSHGAVCLIGGEDREKQKGKSHYTDAAMVPEETECLITLGGDGTLIQAARDLAGRNIPMIGINRGTLGYLTQVSRTEDINDALSALLANDYKLEERMMLDGCIYRKGTAVCQDIALNEIVVTRSEQLKMLQFKVYVNQEFLNEYRADGLIAATPTGSTAYNLSAGGPIIVPDSKMVVLTPICSHALGTRSIVLSADDWIQIEMTGKKGVSQAAVFDGDTSTELYPGDCIEIRRADIKTILIKLKNISFLDNLRNKMAGI
- the argR gene encoding arginine repressor; the protein is MKLERHSKIVELIGKHEIETQEELADYLNQAGFAVTQATVSRDIRELKLTKVQSESGRQRYMVLQNQGSFSDKYIRILRDGFLTMDMAQNILVIKTVSGMAMAVAAALDALNFSEIVGCIAGDDTIMCAIRSADDTILMMDKLKKLITG